The nucleotide sequence TATTAAGGCTTTTGCCACCAAAGATCCTGATTTGGCGGAAAAAACGGTAAGATGGCATATAGAGAACGGCTGGGAGTATCTCAGAACAAAACTTAAAAAGAGGTATTAACATTGAAAGAGCTTAATATCGACAGTACTCCGTTAAGTGAGCGCATAGCAGGGACTATAAGGGATTATATCCTTAAAGGAAGGATTAAACAGGGTGAGCGTTTGACAGAGCCCAGACTTTCCAAACTGCTTGGCATAAGCAGAACGCCAATAAGGGAAGCTTTGCGTATTCTCGAAATGGAAGGGTTTATTGAGATTTTCCCCAGACGCGGTGCGGTTGTTACAGATGTTACAGACAAAGATGTTGATGAGATATTTATTCTAAAGGTAAAGCTGGAGTCCTTGGCTGCCAAGCTTGCCGCTGAGCACCTTAGTGACGAAGATATTGCGGAACTTGAGGAGTTGAACGAAAGAATGGAAAAGTTTGCTGATGCAAAAAATGTATCCATTCTCATAAAATTGAATTCAGAATTTCATAACCTTATCATTTCCAAATGCGAAAATACACGTCTTGCTAAATTTCTCGAAGCCCTGCTGAGACAGTTTAAGAGGGCGACAGCCTATTCTTTTACCGAAGCCGGCAGAATTCAGCGGGTGATTGAAGAGCATAAAGAGATTATTGAATCTTTTAAAAAGCGTGATTCCGAGATGGCTGAAGAGCTTATGGCAAAGCATATTCAGAATGGATGGCAGTTTATCAAATCCAGAGTAAGCGGCGAAGTTATTTAATCTTGTTTTTTCTATAATTCGTTGTATCTTATCAGTTTTCCAGTTGTTTACATCCTTAAAAAAGTGGTGACTGTGCACTTTTATTGTGTTATATACCCAAAAAATGTTGGAGTGAAAAATGAAAGTCAAGGTTGAAGTGAGATTTAAAGAGGGAGTTCTTGACCCGGAAGGTCAGACTATTCTGAATACTTTGAACAGAAAGGGTTATGATTTTGTCAGCGATGTCAGGGTTGGCAAAGTTATCGAGCTGGAAGTCGAAGACGGTATTGAAAGGTATGAGCAAAAAATAGAAGAAATCTGTCATTCCATTCTGGCCAATCCGATAATAGAAGACTACAGAATAATTTATTAAAATAGTAAAAGGTGAAGATATGAAAGCAGGGGTTGTTGTCTTTCCCGGTTCCAATTGTGACCATGACTGTTATTATGCCCTAAACAGCATACTCGGGATTAATACTGAATATATATGGCATAAAGAAGGCAGTGTAAAAGGCTTTGATCTTCTCGTATTACCCGGCGGATTTTCGTATGGTGACTATCTTAGATGCGGAGCTATAGCAAAGCATTCTCCTGTAGTGGATGCAGTGGTTGATTTTGCAGAGAAAGGCGGCCATGTTCTGGGGATATGCAATGGTTTTCAGGTTCTTACAGAATCGGGACTGTTGCCGGGAGCTTTGATCAGAAATAAAAATCTTAAATTTATCTGTGAATATGTCAGCGTGATTGTGGAAAATGCGAAAACGGGGTTTACATCCTACTATAATGACGGAGAAATACTGAATATCCCCATTGCTCATATGGACGGCAATTATTACATTGATGAAAAGGGGCTGAATGACCTGCTGGAAAATGAGCAGGTGGTTTTCAGGTACTGCGATGCAGACGGGGGGATCAGTGAAGAGGATAATCCTAACGGCTCCGTTTATAATATTGCCGGTGTAATAAATAAAAAAGGCAATATAATGGGGATGATGCCGCATCCGGAAAGATGCTGTGAGCCTTTGTTGGGGGGCAATCACGGCTATTATCTGTTTGAATCGATAAAAAATTTTCTTAAAGGTGCATAAATGGGAGTCTACGAAAAATTTAAATATCCCGGCGTTAATCTGAAAGTTGCCATGGAAATGGGACTTAAAGAGGATGAGTATAAAAATGCCTGTGATATATTGGGTCGTGAACCGAATTATATAGAGCTGGGTGTTATTACTGCTATGTGGAGTGAGCACTGCAGTTACAAAAGCAGCAAAAAACATCTGAAAAAATTTCCAACAGAAGCTGAGTGGGTTGTTCAGGGTCCCGGTGAAAATGCCGGTATTATTGAAGTTGACGGTGATATTTGTGCCTGTTTTAAAGTGGAAAGTCACAACCATCCTTCCTACATAGAGCCATACCAGGGTGCAGCTACCGGAGTGGGAGGAATACTACGGGATGTCTTTACAATGGGTGCAAGGCCGGTGTGCGCAATGAATTCACTGAGATTCGGCCCTTTGAATAATGACGAGAGTGTACATTTGTTGGAAGGTGTAGTTTCAGGGATAGCCGGATATGGCAACTGTTTTGGCGTTCCGACTGTCGGCGGTGAAATATACTTTCATGAAACTTATCAAAAAAATCCCCTTGTCAACGCTTTTGCCTTGGGGCTTGTGGATAGAGATAAAATTTTCTATGCAAAGGCAGAAGGTAAGGGTAATCCCATTATATATGTCGGGGCAAAAACAGGTAAAGACGGTATTCATGGAGCCACCATGGCGAGTGAGGAATTCAGCGAGGAGAGTGAATCGAAAAGGCCTAATGTGCAAATTGGCGACCCTTTCAAGGAAAAACTTCTTCTGGAGGCCTGTCTGGAACTTATGCAGACAGATTATATAGTGGGGATTCAGGATATGGGAGCGGCAGGTCTGAGCAGTTCCTCTTTTGAGATGGCTTCCAAATCGGATACAGGTGTTGAACTGGACCTTGAAAAAGTTCCTGTGAGAGAAACAGGCATGACACCCTATGAAATAATGCTGTCAGAATCTCAGGAGAGAATGCTGCTGATTGCTAAGAAAGGTTATGAAAGTAAAGTCAAAGAAATTTTCGACAAATGGGATTTGGATGCCGAGGTTATAGGCAAGGTAACAGATGACGGTTTCGTCCGATTGAACTGGAACGGCGAGGAAGTGGCAAATCTGCCGGCTAAATCTTTGGCGGATGATGCTCCTGTTTATGATAGAAAATATGCCGAGCCTGAAAATCAGAGTCAAATAAAGAATTTTGATTTGAGTTCGGTCGATGATCCGGGAGGCTACCCTGCAATTCTGGCCAGAATGCTGTCTAATCCCAATATTGCATCAAAAAAATGGGTTTACAGACAGTATGATCATATGGTTCAGACAAATACGGTTTTTTTGCCCGGTTCAGATTCAGCACTGTTGAGAGTAAAGGGGAGCAATAAGGGGATAGCAGTTTCTTCTGACTGTAACGGAAGATACTGTTTTGTGGATCCTTATGAGGGGGGGAAAGCTGCCGTACTAGAAAGTGCACTTAATGTAGCGGTATCCGGAGCCCGGCCGAAAGCAGTCAGTGATTGTCTGAATTTCGGCAATCCTGAAAAAGAAGGGGTAATGTGGCAGTTTGTAAGATCAACGGATGGCATGAGCGAAGCCTGCAAAATACTGAATACACCGGTGGTAAGCGGAAATGTTAGTTTCTATAATGAAACGGAATCAAAAGCAATTTTACCCACCCCTACAGTTGTGATGGTTGGGGTTTTGGACGATATAAATAAAAGAATCCCATCTTTTTTCAATAAAAGAGGCAGTAATATTATTGTTGCAGGGAATTTTAACCCTAAGATAGATGCAAGTGAATACCTGTATAAGATTCATAACAAACTTGAGGGAAGTGTAGGTGAAGTTGATCTAAAGCTTGGTTTGAGATTAATTGATTTTTTAGCAGAAGCAGCAGAAAAGGGTCTTATTTTATCAGCACACGATGTTTCTGATGGCGGCTTGTGTGTTTGTCTGGCTGAAATGTGTTTTCACAAAGGGATCGGTGCCAGTATAGATATTAGCAGAGACATACGCACAGATGAGTTGCTGTTTGGGGAAAGTATGCCTTTGGTTTTACTGGAAGTGGACGATTTGCATTTAAAAGGGGTTGAAAATTTACTCGAAAATAATAATATTCTTTTCGAAAAACTCGGTAAGACAAACGGTGATTTGCTTACAATCCGTCATAACGGTCATCTCGTGATCGATGAGAAAGTTGAAGCTGCAGCAGAGGTTTATAATGAGTCTCTCGGAGAATTAATGCAATGATATTTGATAAGTTTAAAGAGGAATGTGGAGTTGCCGGTGTATACGGTGACAGCGAAGCGGCTAATCTTGTATATCTGTGCCTCTATGCTTTGCAGCACAGAGGGCAGGAAGGCGCTGGTATTGCTTCCTCTGACGGTGAAAAGATAAACTATGAAAGAGGGCAGGGACTTGTTGCCGATATCTTTTCCGAGGAAAGACTGAGCAAGCTCAAAGGTGATATGGCTGTTGGACACAATAGATATTCCACGGCCGGAGAAAACCATATAAAAAATACTCAGCCCATTGTTGCTGATATAAGCAAAGGTTCCATCGCCCTTTCACATAACGGGAATATAGTTAATGCCGATGAGATAAAGCACGAACTTGTGCAAAACGGAGCAATATTTACTTCCACATCCGATAGTGAAATTATCATCCATCTTTTGGCAAAAAGTAAAAAGGATAATCTGATAGACGCTATCATTTCCTCTTTGCTAAAACTGAAAGGAGCTTATTCTTTATTGCTTATGACAAAGGGGACGATGATAGGTGTCCGGGACCCGTTCGGTTTTCGTCCGCTTATTTTGGGAAAAATAAGGACAGGTCACGTTCTGGTCAGTGAAACGTGTGCACTGGATTTGATTGAAGCTGAGTTCATAAGGGAAATTGAACCCGGTGAGATGGTGATTATCAATGATGAGGGCATCCGAAGTATTTATCCATTTGAAAAAGAGAAACCAAAACCCTGTATATTTGAACATATATATTTTGCCAGACCGGATTCTTTTTTATTCGGTACAGATGTTTATTCAGTCAGAAAAAGAATGGGCCAGAAACTTGCCGAGGAAGCGCCGGTGGATGCCGATGTGGTGATGCCCGTTCCTGACTCAGGGGTTGTTGCAACCCTTGGATATTCTGAAGCCAGCGGAATACCTTATGAGCATGGGCTTATCAGAAACCACTATGTCGGCAGAACATTTATAGAGCCTGCCCAGTCCATCAGGCATTTTGGAGTAAAAATCAAACTCAATGCCGTTAAATCCATAATAAAGGGAAAAAGAGTGATTGTCGTGGATGATTCCATTGTAAGAGGAACCACCAGCAGAAAGATTGTGAAAATGCTAAGGGAAGCGGGAGCATTAGAGGTGCATTTCAGAATCAGTTCGCCGCCGACAAGATTCCCCTGTTTTTACGGAATTGATACTCCCACCCGAAAGGAACTGATTGCTTCAACACACACTGTGGAGGAAATAAGAAAATATATTACAGCTGATTCCCTTGCATACCTGAGCAGGGAAGGGATGTTTGAATGCTCAAGAAACGGCGATTTCTGTGATGCATGTTTCAGCGGCGATTATCCGACAATATATAAATTTGGTGATGACAGTAACCCAAGAGATGAGGTGTAAGAATGGATAAACCGGAAATCAGGATTTTTGGCTCAAGTTCCGATTTTGAGTCCGGCTGAAGCCCTTCATATTTTCCCGCAGGCTGCGGGAAGAGCGAAGATCCTTACTTTGAATTTTATGTTGCTCTGGATGCTTATTTGACCAAGAACGACTGCAGGGATTATGATATAAAATATATTGATATTTCCACACCGGAAGTTTTGGATTATCTGGAGGATGTTAACAATATAGTAGAGGGCAGGCTGCCCCTGCCTTATGTTTCTCTGGACGGCAGGCCGTTTTGCTGGGGTATTGAAGATGCCGGTAAAGCATACGAAAAACTGAAAGAAAAGATATGTCCTTAAGTTTTAACTATTTAAGAGCTTTGAATAATTGAGGAAGTGTGGTCTAAGACTGAGAAAAGCACATTATTCAAGGCTCTCTATCAAGCACTTTTTCTCTTTTTAACTTGAATTGTAATGTTTTTAAAAAAAATCAATGTTTGTTTAATGTATATTTTTTTGAAGATAAATAGAATTTTGGAATTAGTTGAAAGATAGTCGCAAAAATGCTATTTTCAGAGTATAAAATTTTATTCAGGACAGTTAAATGCAGAGCGAATTGATGTATCCTTTTCTTGAAAATTTTCTAAACTCATATGAATCGATAGATATCGAGAAAATATACTCTTATTCCCTAAATAATAAAATACCGGCTGTCGATAAGAGTGTGGGAGAGGTTTTACGTTTTCTGGTTCAGCTTAAGAATCCGGAAAATATTCTGGAGCTTGGATGCGGAGCCGGAGTGGCTACCAAATACCTGCTGTTTAGTGACAAAATAAAGCTTACCGCAGTTGACTACAATGCCGACAGGCTGGGAAAGGCAAAGGAGCATTTCAGCCCTTCGGATAATGTGGAGTTTGTTTTTGATAAGGCTGAAAATTTTCTTAACAAAACTGAAGATTATTACGATTTTGTTTTTGTTGATACAATAAAAAGGGAGTATCCAGGCATCTGGCATATGATCCGTAGAAAACTGAAAAACAACGCTTTGGTGATCTTTGATGATATATTGCTTTATGGATACACACTTTTTGAAGATGCTGAAATCCCCGGCAGATATATCCAGTCAGTAAAGGAATTGAGAAATTTTATAAATGAGATTAAGTGCAGGTATCCATCAAATTCTTCTGTTATTCCAATCGGAAACGGTTTATTATTGATAAATCATGAAAAATGTTGAGTTATTAAGTCCTGCCGGCAATTTCGAAAAGCTGCGGACAGCTGTGAATTTCGGAGCGGATGCCGTTTATCTTTCGGGGAAAAATTTCGGTCTGCGGGCTAAAGCTGCTAACTTCGAAATTTCTGAGCTCGAGGATGCATTAAGCTATCTGCATTCTGCAGGCAAAAAAGGGTATGTAACAGCCAACATATACCCCCGGAATGATGATTTTGAAGATTTAAAATCCTACATCGGGGTTTTAGCCGAAATAAATGCTGATGCTGTAATAATAAGTGATCCGGGAATTTTGCATTTAATAAAACAATCCGGGATCAATATACCTGTTCATATCAGCACCCAGAGCAATACTGTAAACTATATGTCCGTTAAGTTTTGGGAAGATATGGGAGCTTCACGGGTTATACTTGCAAGGGAACTTAGTAAGGAGGAGATTGGCTTTATCTGTAAAAATACCGGCACTGAAATAGAAATGTTTGTTCACGGAGCTATGTGCATTTCCCATTCCGGCCGATGTGTCCTCAGTAATTATTTTACCGGTAAAGACGCTAACCGCGGTGAGTGCACCCATCCGTGCAGGTGGAACTATTATCTTGTTGAAAAAACAAGACCCGGTGAATATTTGCCTGTAGTGGAGAGTGATGAAGGTACTTTTATCTATAACTCAAGAGATTTATGTCTTTTGGAATACATTGACGAAATTGTCAATCTTGGAGTTGCGAGTCTGAAGATAGAGGGGAGAATGAAAAGTGCAATGTATACGGGTGTAGTCACCGGTGTTTACAGACAGGCTTTGGACAAGGCGTTAAGAGGTGAACAATTAGTGCCGGAAAAATGGATGCCTCTTTTGGAAAGTGTCAGTAACAGAGGGTATACAACCGGTTTTTTTTGCAGCAAAGCTGATGAGCAATCGATGAATTACAGCACGTCTTCCTACTACAGGAATTGTGACTTTATCGGCGTTGTTACGGATTTCGACGGAGAAACCATAAAATTTATTTGTAAAACCAAGCTTGAAAAAAATGAGAATATACATTTTCTTGATACTGATATGCGGGAGATACCGTATCAGGTTCAAAAGATTTATGATGATAGAATGAATGAGTGTGAAAGCACAAAGCCAAATTTTGGGTATTATCTTCCTGTA is from Flexistipes sinusarabici DSM 4947 and encodes:
- the purQ gene encoding phosphoribosylformylglycinamidine synthase subunit PurQ; this translates as MKAGVVVFPGSNCDHDCYYALNSILGINTEYIWHKEGSVKGFDLLVLPGGFSYGDYLRCGAIAKHSPVVDAVVDFAEKGGHVLGICNGFQVLTESGLLPGALIRNKNLKFICEYVSVIVENAKTGFTSYYNDGEILNIPIAHMDGNYYIDEKGLNDLLENEQVVFRYCDADGGISEEDNPNGSVYNIAGVINKKGNIMGMMPHPERCCEPLLGGNHGYYLFESIKNFLKGA
- the purS gene encoding phosphoribosylformylglycinamidine synthase subunit PurS — its product is MKVKVEVRFKEGVLDPEGQTILNTLNRKGYDFVSDVRVGKVIELEVEDGIERYEQKIEEICHSILANPIIEDYRIIY
- a CDS encoding O-methyltransferase, encoding MQSELMYPFLENFLNSYESIDIEKIYSYSLNNKIPAVDKSVGEVLRFLVQLKNPENILELGCGAGVATKYLLFSDKIKLTAVDYNADRLGKAKEHFSPSDNVEFVFDKAENFLNKTEDYYDFVFVDTIKREYPGIWHMIRRKLKNNALVIFDDILLYGYTLFEDAEIPGRYIQSVKELRNFINEIKCRYPSNSSVIPIGNGLLLINHEKC
- a CDS encoding GntR family transcriptional regulator, with protein sequence MKELNIDSTPLSERIAGTIRDYILKGRIKQGERLTEPRLSKLLGISRTPIREALRILEMEGFIEIFPRRGAVVTDVTDKDVDEIFILKVKLESLAAKLAAEHLSDEDIAELEELNERMEKFADAKNVSILIKLNSEFHNLIISKCENTRLAKFLEALLRQFKRATAYSFTEAGRIQRVIEEHKEIIESFKKRDSEMAEELMAKHIQNGWQFIKSRVSGEVI
- the purL gene encoding phosphoribosylformylglycinamidine synthase subunit PurL → MGVYEKFKYPGVNLKVAMEMGLKEDEYKNACDILGREPNYIELGVITAMWSEHCSYKSSKKHLKKFPTEAEWVVQGPGENAGIIEVDGDICACFKVESHNHPSYIEPYQGAATGVGGILRDVFTMGARPVCAMNSLRFGPLNNDESVHLLEGVVSGIAGYGNCFGVPTVGGEIYFHETYQKNPLVNAFALGLVDRDKIFYAKAEGKGNPIIYVGAKTGKDGIHGATMASEEFSEESESKRPNVQIGDPFKEKLLLEACLELMQTDYIVGIQDMGAAGLSSSSFEMASKSDTGVELDLEKVPVRETGMTPYEIMLSESQERMLLIAKKGYESKVKEIFDKWDLDAEVIGKVTDDGFVRLNWNGEEVANLPAKSLADDAPVYDRKYAEPENQSQIKNFDLSSVDDPGGYPAILARMLSNPNIASKKWVYRQYDHMVQTNTVFLPGSDSALLRVKGSNKGIAVSSDCNGRYCFVDPYEGGKAAVLESALNVAVSGARPKAVSDCLNFGNPEKEGVMWQFVRSTDGMSEACKILNTPVVSGNVSFYNETESKAILPTPTVVMVGVLDDINKRIPSFFNKRGSNIIVAGNFNPKIDASEYLYKIHNKLEGSVGEVDLKLGLRLIDFLAEAAEKGLILSAHDVSDGGLCVCLAEMCFHKGIGASIDISRDIRTDELLFGESMPLVLLEVDDLHLKGVENLLENNNILFEKLGKTNGDLLTIRHNGHLVIDEKVEAAAEVYNESLGELMQ
- the purF gene encoding amidophosphoribosyltransferase, whose protein sequence is MIFDKFKEECGVAGVYGDSEAANLVYLCLYALQHRGQEGAGIASSDGEKINYERGQGLVADIFSEERLSKLKGDMAVGHNRYSTAGENHIKNTQPIVADISKGSIALSHNGNIVNADEIKHELVQNGAIFTSTSDSEIIIHLLAKSKKDNLIDAIISSLLKLKGAYSLLLMTKGTMIGVRDPFGFRPLILGKIRTGHVLVSETCALDLIEAEFIREIEPGEMVIINDEGIRSIYPFEKEKPKPCIFEHIYFARPDSFLFGTDVYSVRKRMGQKLAEEAPVDADVVMPVPDSGVVATLGYSEASGIPYEHGLIRNHYVGRTFIEPAQSIRHFGVKIKLNAVKSIIKGKRVIVVDDSIVRGTTSRKIVKMLREAGALEVHFRISSPPTRFPCFYGIDTPTRKELIASTHTVEEIRKYITADSLAYLSREGMFECSRNGDFCDACFSGDYPTIYKFGDDSNPRDEV
- a CDS encoding peptidase U32 family protein gives rise to the protein MKNVELLSPAGNFEKLRTAVNFGADAVYLSGKNFGLRAKAANFEISELEDALSYLHSAGKKGYVTANIYPRNDDFEDLKSYIGVLAEINADAVIISDPGILHLIKQSGINIPVHISTQSNTVNYMSVKFWEDMGASRVILARELSKEEIGFICKNTGTEIEMFVHGAMCISHSGRCVLSNYFTGKDANRGECTHPCRWNYYLVEKTRPGEYLPVVESDEGTFIYNSRDLCLLEYIDEIVNLGVASLKIEGRMKSAMYTGVVTGVYRQALDKALRGEQLVPEKWMPLLESVSNRGYTTGFFCSKADEQSMNYSTSSYYRNCDFIGVVTDFDGETIKFICKTKLEKNENIHFLDTDMREIPYQVQKIYDDRMNECESTKPNFGYYLPVNESISEGALVRRYK